A segment of the Lolium perenne isolate Kyuss_39 chromosome 3, Kyuss_2.0, whole genome shotgun sequence genome:
GACGTGGTTCACCCGGCGAGCTACGCCCTCGCTGGAGAGCTCGACCTTGGAGGTCCGGGTCAGGTCAAGTCGGCCACTCATGTACCAGATCTTGTGGGCCCTCtgttggagcggcagcacccaccGGCTGGCGAAGGTGGAGAGGAGGTCCGATGCTGTCAGGCGGCCCCGCGTGATGCAGGTCGTCAGAAACTCCAGCAGCATGTTGACTTCGGCTGCTGGGTCGTTGGTCTTGGGGTAGTAGCCCCAGTTGGTCTTTGCAGGCGGAACCGGCGAGAAAGTCGGCAGGTTGATGAGGTCCTTGGTGGGGtccttgttcttcacgtagaagaacgtgGTCTGCCACTTCTTCACCGACTCGGCCATCGGGATACTCGGGAATGGCGCGTCCCGGCGCGGGTACATCGAAGCCACGCCGCAGGCCCGCAGCTTGCCGTCTGTGGTCTGGGCCTTCGGGTAGAAGAGCCGGCTACAGAAGTCCACGTTCAGCCACAAACCGGCGTACCCCTCGCAGAAGGCAACATACCGGAGAGCGAGAGGCAAGCGTTCACCGGAaagtggtgcggctgcaagccaAAGAACTCGAGGAAGGCGCTGAAGAACTTACTGGAGGGGAGGCTGAAGCCGCGGTCAAAGTTTGCAACGAAGACAACGCGCTCGCCGGGGTTGAGCACCGGCTCGATCTCCAACGCCGGCAGCCGGCACTCCACCCCCACCGGGATGCGGTGCATCAGGATGCGCTGCACGTCCGCCATGGTCGTCGAGGCCCCCTCCCAGGAGCCGCTTGCGTGGGCCATTTCCTCCGGTGGCGGCGTGGATGGCAACGGCGGCAGCGAGTGCGGGGTTGAACAGCACCCTCCCGTGGCTCCGTTACGGTTGTGCGGTGGCTTGACCCGAGGTACCTCCGCAGCGCCCGGATGCAAGATCTCAGCAACTTTCGCCAGGGAAATCATGCGGAATCGAAGTTTTTgcaagaagagagagagagagaaagcagAGCTTCGGCGTGAGGAGGAAGACAAAGTAAGGGAGAGGGCCTCCAGCCTCCCCCTCTGCCCCATTTATAGCGGGGAGCAAGTGGGGATCGTGGGCGGCGACGTGCAATTACATGCGCCCGCGATCTCCATAACTCCCGTGCGTTTCGGGTAACTGCCCCACGATCTCCAGCTTTTGCGGGCCCACATCATCGTCTGCCACAGAAGATCCTGGGCCGGCAGCGACGTGACCGGACACTGGGCCTGGCCCAGGGAATCTCGCAGGAGCCAGTCCCGTCAGGCACGGGGCCCGAGGCGGCCGAGAACCCGAGCTCGCCACACGTCCAAGCCGGACCACGTCATGGAAAATCAAGCCGGCAAGATCTCCACCAAGCTGGAATGTTCTCCCGCACTTCAAGTCACAAACACACCAGGCGCAAGCCGGACTCCCGGCTCATGGGCAATCGGAGAAGGAAGGGTGCAGCCGGCCACAAAGAAATTTAAAGTCGGCCCCTTGCAAAGGCTTTTCAGCCGGATCAGCGAGATCCAACCATGACAGGCTTCGGGGGGGAGAGGGGAACCTGCCCAGGCCCTTCTGCACGCAGGGTCTCGCCAGCttcaggggctaatgtcgggggatgACCCCGAGTATGTCAAAGGACTAGGAACAGTTGGCCCAGGGCCGGCTGGCCCACGGTAAAGCCGACTGAGGAGCAGCCGACTGTAGTCGTGGCTGGCCGCCTCGGGGCCGGCTGGGACCACAGCTTGGCTGGCTTGCTCATGGCCGACAGTGGCATGGTCTAGGCCGGCTTGGATATTCTATATTCGGCTTGAGATGGTCGGCCGGCTTCGGCATCGCCAGGCCGGATGGCTCGCCCTCGGCCGGGTTCATCATTCCCCTGGTCGGCTCTAGGTGTTGGTGATCCTTGCAGGAGAAGGATCATGGGCACTCTCCGGGTGCAAAAGTCCACGAAGCTGTCCCATCCCGCTGATCCCGACCACTGCAGAGCTACAGCGATCAGCGTGATGGACATGCCATCATGGCCCGGCTCTCCGGGGCGGTGCAAGCTACGGGCGGCGCTACTCAGGGGCCGCAGGCTGCGGGTAGAAGCTAGATGCCGGCCTATGGCCCGTCCATCGCTCCGTCATGTCCATGCCGGCCCCGACAAGAGGACGTGAGAGGGGCGGCAGCCGGGGGCCCATCGCCTCGGGACCACGcgaggaagccggagccggcggagTCGGCGCCATATACACTAGGAACCTCTGTGTAAATGTTCCGGCCACTATATAAGCCCCAGTAGCACCCCCTTtggggggatcgatcattctctcaTTCCACACCTGGTAGAACCGCTCGGGAGTtgaggtcttcttcttcctctcgctCGCCCCCAAGCCGGCAACAGGTATAGTCCATACAGCTTATACATCATCAGGTAGGAGTAGGGGTGTTAGCTCCACACGAGGGTCCCAAACCTGAGTACATCGCCGTGTCGCTTGTGCTCATACCCGCCTCCGGAATCCGCCGTAGGCCACAAGGTCTCAACCACCTGACTTAAGCCACCCCATGCCATATGTCATGACAGATCCACGACAGACCCAGTTACGCTGCACTCCCTCTTTTCATGAACCACATCGTTCTCATATGCCAGATTTTAGTCAAGTGTTTGATATTGAACAAACGCTTCTGACCACGGTATTGGTGATGTCTTCCTTCAGAACAAACATCCTCTTACTTTTTTGAGCTAAGCCTTGGGTGCACGGACGAGTATGTTGTCCACTTATGAAAAATAGGCGCTATCTATTCTGATGGCAGTGGATCATTGGCGTGCTTATCATCAGCCTACTGAATTCATCACCCATACGGATCAGAAAAGCTTGATTTACCTTGAGGTTCAAACGAATCACCACACCATTGCAACAGAAAATAATGGTGAAGCTGCTCGGTAGCGGCGGACCTATGATTTTATTCATGGGTATGCCGCACCAAAATTTTGATAGTTCTTTTGGTAAAATATTTTTTAATTCAATAAATATTTATATAATTTGCATTTTAAAACAGTGTACAATCAATAAATCATATTCAATTGAAATATTAACTTATAAAGATCTACAAATCAACACACAAATGTTCAAACACACCAAACTAATAGTTTGAAATATGCATAAAAGAAACTTACAGTACTACTTGCTTGACTTGTCTGGCCTGCACTTCCTTAATGACAAGAATGTCTCGATTGATATTATCCTAATGTATGTAATTAGACAATCATCCAAAAGACTATCACCCATCTTATTCCTTAACTTTCTCTTTTTATAACTGAATAATTCACAAAGGAAAAAAAATATAAGTATGACTATTGGCTCTATACAACATGTGTAACAAAACTCATATGGTGTGATACAATAACGAATTCACAAAGGAATTTTTTTATTGTTGTCTAACTATTTAATCCAAAGATGATATATATTACTTGGATAATTACTTGAGCCCGTTCGCCGCTTGCGGGCGCGTCGATTAACTGGCGTTCAACGTGGCGATGTTGAGCCGTGCCGGCAAACGAGAAGGACAGATGACCTACTGTTCGTCCTCAGGGCTTGAGGCGAGCGGCGTGCCGGGCCTGATCACGTCCAGAAAACCTGGCGGCGTGCCGCGTCCCGATCCCGATCAGGTGCTTGCAGGCCTCCTCCTTGCTGCGCGTCGGCGTCCCTGCGATTGGGCACTTGGGCGTCGGCGAGATTCTGAGGAAACGCGGTTGCGGCAACGCGGCCTAGTCGCATACATGTAGAATAGGCCGTAACTGATCAGGTTTTCCTTATTTGCTGCTACTAGTAGGAGGCGCGCAGCACGACTCCAACTAAGGAAGTTTTACACACGAATCGATTAGTACTACACGGAACGGACGTAACGGCTAGCGCCAAGTTAGCTAGGCAGTTTTACAAGAGATCGATCGGGGCTTCTTTACCAGCTGTACACAGTGCACAGACCGGCCAAACTCCAGGGTATGCACCGGCATACCCGGCATACCCTGTGAGTCCGCCACTGTGCTCGGTCCGCGTTACCCTGTGGTCTACACGAAGGATCTAGAAAATAAAGCTGCGGACGCCCTCTCTCGTTTTCTTCAACCTGCCATTGGTGAGTTGGCTGCTATCACTGTTTGCCTGCCATCCTGGCTACAAGAAGTGCAATTTGGCTATCAGGGTAACGGGTAACCCCTAGGGCCAGAAGTTACTTGACCATCTAATGACAGTTCTGTGCGTATGCTCACTTGATTTTGAGCTGGAGGACAGTGTGCTTCGAGTGAAGGGACGCATTTGGGTGGGCCACAATGAAGCCTTGCAATAGAAAATCCTTTAGGACTTGCAAGCAAGAGCAATTGGAGGGCACTCAGGGACGTTACGAGATTGGTACACGACATGATGTACCCAGGTTCGGCCCCTCTCGGTAGAGGTAAAGACCTACTCCCGCTTGATTGTATTGATTTCTATATGGTTTCAGTGTTGCTGGCGGCGTAGATGGAAGCTGTGGCGACTATAAGAGGATGAATGGATCCCTCTCCTACGTGGTCATGGCCAAGGCTTATATAGATGACTTGACCTAGCAAGGGTTTTACATCATGCGGACGAGTCATCAAAAACCCTAGTCGACTACCACCAGTTAGTCCTTTGCCTGTTCTCCGATGGTCAGCATGCTCCTTGAGATGGCGATTGGATTGAGCCACCCCAGTCTTGATCCGTTACTCGCTTTCATGGGCCTACCCGGTTGGGTATTCCCTCGTCAGAGGCCCCGGAAAGGCCGCCCTGCCTCCAGGGCCAGTCTTGGCTAGAGAGGACACGATGTATGTTCGTCATGTGTCCGTGTTGATACAAACCCGCACCAGATGTAAGTTGGAATTGGATTCGCGTAGAGAGAAAAAAGGACATACCACGAAATAGATTGCCCTGTTGGTCGTGCCCTTTGTTGCTAGTTGAGATTCGAAAAGTgggaatctctctctctctctcttcttggACTTAGGTTGACTCGCTTCAAAGGTGTATCGTAAATGTGGACCCTCTGGAAAGACCGGAATGAGCAGGCATGTGTTTTACCTTTTCCCGCCATCTACTTCGACCTCTCCCACCAAATCTCTTGTTTTCGACTAAGAAGACCACAGCTTGAGGTCCATACATACCTAGTAGGATACACTTGATGTGAGGCCTACAGTCAAGCCCATACGAGATAGAAACTTGTAGGTTCAGTTGGGTTGTCATTTTGCAGCCTATATCAGATCCTCGTGCCGGTTCTGGACCTAATTGTTTTATCAGCTCCATTGGACTAAATCACTTAGTCCTTGTGGGATTGTTGCGAACACACTAGGGCTCAAGTTAGTTGATTGGAACAATCAAGACTTGGAAGAGCATATACTGCGCAACACTACATGCAAGTAAACAAAGCAGAAAAAAACGGAGGGAAGAAGCAAACAACAGAGGGAACAAAGTAGAGTTGGGAATGTATGTATCAAACGGACGGAAGAAGCAAAAAATGGACGCAAGAGAACGGAATGTATGTATCAAATGTATAGTAAGGTGTTCTCGTGACCTTGAAGTCGAGCTGCTCCATCCGCATGTGAACCAATTCTGCAATCATATTGGCAATCACGGTGCCTCGTCCGCTACTGACCCGTCTACATCTGCAACTCCCTCCGTCCAGAACCAATCGTGCGTTGCGTCGCGCGCCGATCGATTCCCGCCACTATAAATACAGCCAATGCCCAACACCATCCATCACTTCACCAATCAGGCAGCTCGCTAGCGATGTCATCCTTCTCTGTTGCCGTTGTGACTGCTCTCCTTTTCTGCCTGGCCGCCCATGGCTGCTGcgcccctcctccttcttctccgccCTGCGCGAACCCTCCTCCTACCCCGGTCACCACTCCACCTCCCTACGTGGCTCCTAGTCCACCCGCGCCCGATTCTAGCGCCAACGGCACCAATGCCGACACCGGCGGCTGGCTGGACGCCAGGGCCACCTGGTACGGCGCGCCTACCGGCGCCGGGCGGGACGACAACGGCGGCGCCTGCGGATTCAAGAACGTCAACCTGCCACCTTTCTCCGCCATGACATCTTGCGGCAACCAGCCGCTATTCAAGGACGGCAAGGGATGCGGCTCATGCTACCAGGTACATACTCCATTAATGGCAACTATATTAGCAGTACTACTACTAACTGATCTTGGATTGTTGTGGCAATGGAAAAATGCAGATACGGTGCGTGACCCAGaaccacccggcctgctccggcgtGCCGGAGACGGTGATCATTACGGACATGAACTACTACCCGGTCTCCCGCTACAACTTCGACCTCAGCGGCACCGCCTTCGGCGCCATGGCGCTGCCGGGCCGGAACGACCAGCTCCGCCACGCTGGCATCATCGACATGCAGTTCAAGAGGTAGCGCCACAACACCTACTTGTATTGCCCGTCACCGTCATTATATCTCCACCGCCAAGCTTGCACTACCGACATCCATGGGCCATGGCTAGCTAGAAGCTACGTATCCACCGTCAGTTGCATTCTCTAAGCCGCCCGGCTGCTTCTGCATGCATAAACTAGGAAACAAAGCTAGTAGATGGGGAAATATAACCGCCAACAAAGCCATCTTTGCCTCGTCGTGGTACCATGCCAAATTTCCAAACAAACTTTTTTTAATGAAGGCAGCGACAAGGATCGGCTAGAACCGCATTGGAATTTGGGGACCCTGAAAGATTCTAGATTTCTAGTTCTAGCTAGTGCATGCGACGTCTCATTTTCTTTCTCAATTAACACAAGGTAACAAACCGGCATCAGCGTCGGCATTTATATAGGTAGTGGCTTTTGAATTTTGATGTTCTTGCCTTCTTAGTTGCTAGTATCTGGCTGCCTTGGATCGTTGTGGCAACGTAGCACAGACGCATAGCATAGCTTTTGATATTCTTGGTCGCTAGTATGGAATTCATGGTGATCAACCTAGCTATATCGCGTGTTTCCAACACCACGACATGTACATTATGTTGGTGACTGACATAGGGCATTGCTGAACGAATGTGCAGGGTACCGTGCCAGTACCCGGGCCTCACGGTGACATTCCACGTGGAAGATGGGTCAAACCCGTATTACCTAGCGATCCTGGTGGAGTACGAGGACGGCGACGGAGACGTGGTGCAGGTGGACATCATGGAGTCGCGGCCAGACACCTCTAGCGAATACGGCATGTCACCCACGGGGGAGTGGGTGCCAATGAAGGAGTCGTGGGGGTCCATATGGAGGATGGACACACGGCGGGCCATGCAGGGGCCCTTCTCGTTGCGCATCACCAACGAGTCCGGGAAGGCGCTCATCGCCAACAAGGTCATCCCCGCCGACTGGGAGCCCAACGGCATCTATAGCTCCACTATCCAGTTCGACTGATTATTTAGTCAACCCTACGTTTTGAAAAGCTAAACCAGCTTTTTCGAACATCTTAATTAGTAAATGGAGGGGGTAGGTATGTAAGTATATCTATCCAAACTATGATGTTGATGAACTATATGTATGCACGTGTGGCTATACTAGTGACCTCTCCGTGAGTTGGTTGATTTTGGTGTCTACCTAGATTTTTTTTGAGAGACTCACATGCTTTTATTCATCAGTGACAAGAATTACAGGCATGTTAAGACCAAACGGAGGCTCTAAGAGCCATAAATGTCTACCCTCTGGCAGAGTAGAAGCAAACCTCGCCAGATTATGGGCTTCACCATTGAACTCTCTTTTCTCATGTGAGAAAGAGATATTGCCTCTCACTCGTGCTCTTTCCTTGATCTCAAGCAAGATGTTGCTGAAAACACCTAAGTTCTCTTCTTGTAGACCCTTCACTACCTCGAGGCAGTCCGATGCTACAAGAACCTGCCCCAACAGCGCATCATCAGCCACATCCAAGGCTTCTCTGCACGCCAGTGCCTCTAAGGCACCCGGGTGGGTGATACCCTCATAGGTCACCGCCGACGCCCCCAAGAACTTACCCTCCCTCGAATGGAAAACCGTCGCCACTGCTCCTCTTACTCTCGTCTTGGCGACAGCCGCATCAACATTCACTTTAACCCGTCCCAATGGCAGAGCTATCCACTTCACCTTTCTGGTTCCACCGGAGTTGCTCAGCTTCTTTTCCTTTGGTGACTCCACGCTCGCATTAAGGTCAATTAAGAATCTGTTCACGAACGATGTCGTCGCCATAGGGCTCTGATAGATCTCTTCATGGATAGCTTTTCGCCGAGCATGCCAAATAGCCCAAAGCGTGACCAGCATACGCGTCAGATCATCCTTCTTCATCGTCTCAAACATCGAGAATAACCACTGGCGAGCTGATAGTTCCATTGACATAGAGATATATATGCTCGGTAATCTCAGGATTTGTCATAGCCCAAAGACACCTTGCCAAGTTGCACTCGATCAACAAATGGCGCCAAGAGTCTTCCTGCCCGCAGATGGAGCATGCCGGCGAGGGCGCCATATTTCTGTGATTCCTCACATATCTAGTGGGCAATGACTGCCTAGCTAATCTCCACAGAAAGATTTGGATCTTAGCCGGTACCGCTGTTTTCCAGAGCTTTGCCCAAGCCTTTTCTTCATCATTT
Coding sequences within it:
- the LOC139838213 gene encoding uncharacterized protein; protein product: MKKDDLTRMLVTLWAIWHARRKAIHEEIYQSPMATTSFVNRFLIDLNASVESPKEKKLSNSGGTRKVKWIALPLGRVKVNVDAAVAKTRVRGAVATVFHSREGKFLGASAVTYEGITHPGALEALACREALDVADDALLGQVLVASDCLEVVKGLQEENLGVFSNILLEIKERARVRGNISFSHEKREFNGEAHNLARFASTLPEGRHLWLLEPPFGLNMPVILVTDE
- the LOC127345176 gene encoding expansin-B3-like, coding for MSSFSVAVVTALLFCLAAHGCCAPPPSSPPCANPPPTPVTTPPPYVAPSPPAPDSSANGTNADTGGWLDARATWYGAPTGAGRDDNGGACGFKNVNLPPFSAMTSCGNQPLFKDGKGCGSCYQIRCVTQNHPACSGVPETVIITDMNYYPVSRYNFDLSGTAFGAMALPGRNDQLRHAGIIDMQFKRVPCQYPGLTVTFHVEDGSNPYYLAILVEYEDGDGDVVQVDIMESRPDTSSEYGMSPTGEWVPMKESWGSIWRMDTRRAMQGPFSLRITNESGKALIANKVIPADWEPNGIYSSTIQFD